AATCGGAATCGCTTGGATGGAAGACCGGTTTCTGTCCCCCGCGGCGGAACGGTTCAGACAGTTTGTGTTGGATTTTTATTTGAAGGAATAATGAAAAAAATGCGAACTAATGCGGATATTATTGGATGAAGCCCTAGCCCCGAAAGCCACCGTCCGAATGGATAATTTGCCCGGTGATCCACTGTGCGTCGTCACTTGCAAGAAAAGCGATCAGCTTCGCCGCATCCCCGGGCTCTCCGACTCTGCCCATCGGAAACTTCGGAAGCAGAATTTGCTTTAAGTCATCGTCCATCCACCCCGTATCTGTCGGTCCGGGATCAACGGCATTCACTGTAATATTCAATCCAGTTCCATTGATTCCGCGCGAACCCCATAGGAAGAAAGTTCCTCCGAGAATACAGCCGGCCACTGATACTCGGCGCCATAGGACTGCCGCCCGTCATAGGTACTCCAATGTGTAAAAAAGATATCCGCTCCTTCACCGACAAGAGCACGGGCGACAGCGCTTCCAATTCCTTTGCTTCTGCTTACTCCGGTAATAATCGCGAGTTTCCCTTGTAGTCGTTTCATTGTTTTTCCTCCCTGAAGTAAGAATTGAAAAATAGGCGAAATTCGAATGAAAAGAGGGTAATTCGACACTTGTGTAGAATTGCTATTTCATAATACCAAAATTATGAATGTACATATCACAAAAAAACTCTGGAGATTGAATTATGAAATGGAAATTGAAATTGCCCGAAGGGCTCGCTGGTTTGGAACGGTTGCTTCAAAGCCGGAATTCCTATAATCAACTTGCTGCCTCCATCAGGGAGATCAAGGAAGATGCCGATTCGCCCACACTGCTGCTGATTGCCGGTGAATTTAATGCCGGGAAATCCACTTTTATTAATGCGCTGCTGGGAGAACCGCTCCTGACGGTTGATATTACCCCGGCCACCGCTGTCTTGACCAAACTTACATACGGGACTGAGAAGAAAATTATCGCTCATTTTATAGATGGGACTTCCCGCATATACGGTATGGATTGGTTGGAAGGCTTGTCCGCCGAGAGAACTGGCGAAGGAGAGAACATCAGGAGGCTGCTCGATCATGTTGAGGTGCAAGTGCCGAATGAACTGCTGAAGCGGGTTCATATTGTAGACTCCCCTGGTTTCAATTCCAATCATGCACATCATACGAAGACGGTACGTTCTTATCTGCGGCGTGCGGATTTCGCCTTCTGGCTCTTTTTTTACCGCAATGTTGGCACAGCTTCCGAACTGCAGGAGATCGAAGAGTTGAAGAGTCAGGGCGCTCAAATCTATGGAATCGTAAACGCCGTTGATCTGCATGATGAAGAGGAAGATTCTTTGCAGCAATTTCTCAGCAATAATCTGCGGCGCAGCCGGATGAGTGAATTCTTCCGGACTTTGATCGGCGTCTCCGCCAAGGAAGCTCTTGAGGCTAAGCTGGAAATGGACCCTTTGAAGAAGGAATATAGCAACTGGGCCGAGATTGAGCATTTAATGGAAGAAATTTCTGCTGATGATACTTGGAAAGCCAAACGGGTATTTCAGAAACTGAATGAATTGCTGAAGCAGCTTAATGACAGGCTTATGGAGGAACGGAGCAGTAGAGATTTTTTTCTGTATGAAGAGCTTGTTGAAGGTCTTACTGCCGGAGTTTACCCCGAACTCGTCCAAATGAAAGAAGATTTACTCGCCCGTCAGATGCATGCAGAAACAGAGGTTATGACATGGAAGAGCCTCTTTGATCGGAAGATTACATCATTGAAGCAGGCCGGAAAGATGTGGGAAGAAATTGATGACTTCAGCCGTCAGATGAACCAACCGGTCAACGCAGCCAGGGAGTGGCGGTTGTCATGCATGACGGAGTATGAACGTATTTTGGAAAGTTCGGCCGATTTATCTGCCGACTGTATGAAATTATTGGAAACCCAGATTAGACTTGAAAAAGAGTGGGAGACACTCGACCGATACGGCATCTTTAAACAAAAGCGGATTCTCGGGTTTACGCTGGAGCAAAAGAAATACAATAATGCGCGAAACGGGCTTTTAGACCGGCAGGATCAAGTGTTGAACCGGATCAACCATCTTAAGAAATCGGTTAAACAAGTCGAGGTGAATCTTAAGAATGAACTGAGCGAGAAGATCTCGAAAGTTTTGGAGGCGGTTGTCAGGGCAGAGAAGGTATTCTTGACAAGACTGGATATGGCCAAAGAAAAATACGGTAAGCTTAATCACGGTATTGTAAGCGATCTGGACAATTGGCATGGTTTTCTTCTGGCCATTAAGAAGCAGCTTGATCCTATTTTCGCTGAATCCGACGATGAGCTTAGACCCCTGGAAGACTATCAGGCTTGCCGCTATTTATATGAGAACATTGCAGGGATATGCAAGGAACTCGATACCGAGACCAATCGGGCGGCAGTGGATCTGCTGCGGGGCAGTTTATTACCTATGAAATTCGGCGAACTCACCATTAAAGGGACCTTTGGAAAAGGTCTGATTGATACCCGCATTCCGGTTGTGCCCGATCCTCTTCCTTTCCATTCGGAGCAGCGGCTTCTTCAAGTTCAAACCTTACGTAAAGTCATAAGAAACCGTTTGATCGCATTAACCGCAATCGCCGGAATTATTGCTTTTTTATGGTGGCATAACGAAAACGGGCCCGAAAGCCGGGAGGAATCGGCAGCGGTCTTTCCGGATACGGCGGATGTTGCCGCCGATGCACAAACGGATGAACATTCCGTGATCCCGGAAACGCCGCTGCCGTCAGAAACGCCTGCCCGCAAGGATATGCATAAGTTTATGAATCAAGTATTCTCAGCCATCGACGAAGGGAACGGACAGGAATACTTTACGGCAGAAGGTTGGAACGGGCAGCAAGCCTTTTATACGACTAAGCCTGACGCCATCCGGACGCGGACGTCCGTGGAAAAGGTCACCGGTCCCTCGGGTAACGAATTCCGAATCCAGACCCTTGAGAGTTACCAAGGAGCAGATGCTCTTACCGAATACCAAGTAACTTATGGCGTCGTTGAATTTAACGGCTCTTACCTCATTGAATCGGTGCTTGCCAAGAAGATTAGTGAGACCGAAACTGCGATTGACGCGGACGGGAGCGTGCTTCGTTCTTTTCTCAAAGATTTCCGGGTTTCTTACTTTGACGCCCTCCAAGCAGGCGACTTCTCCTTGGTTGCGTCTTACCTGACGCCGGACGGAGAAGCTCACAAGGAATTAGCCAAATACATTGGGGATATCGCGGGGCGGGGCTACCTTTTTGAACACGAAGACTTTGACATAGCGGGAGTCAAAAAGACGGGGCCGAGAGAATACCGGATGGATACATACGAGAAATTCAAGTTCACCGATGACCTGGGCGAGCAGACAGACTATGACCGATCCAAACAGTATTTTATTCATGCGTTGGACCGCGAGCATTTTTCGATAGATCGAATTGCTATTAGTAAAACAATCAAGACGCCGATCACATTGCCTACGGCAGGCTTGGTCTCTTCCGCGGATGTGGCGGCATTTGTCCAGCAATACTATTCGGATTTTGCCTCGGCGTTTAATGGGGGCGGATTTAACTCGATTGCGGCGTATTACGACCCGAAAGGCAAGGAATTCAAGAACGAGAAGTCCTATTTGGATATGGCAATTGAAAAACAAATGCAGATGGAGAACCTTTCGATTGATGTGGTTGATGTGCACCAGCATAACGATAACCAGTATCTGGCCACGCTTGCACTCCAGGACCGTTATTATTACAGAGACGGAACCGGCGACGAGAAGAAGCTGAATGTTGTTTACCGCATTGTGATAACGCCGGAAGGACAACCATTGATCAATGAGATGATGTCGTTAAATATTTTGGGAAAGACGAAATTTTGAAAGCACAGATACAGAACATGATGAGGGTGCGGCGGGAGGCAGTTTTACAATGACATTTACTTTGGAAAGTTTCGATCGGAACAAGCGCGAGGCCATTGAGCAGTTTGACCAACTGCTGCTTACCTTTCAAGATATGGGCATGGCGGCGGAAGTTGCCGCTATCAGTGAAATCAAAAAGCAGCTTCTGGAGGAGCGCTTCCTGATTACTGTCGTCGGCGAATTTTCACGGGGGAAATCCATGTTCATCAACGCACTTCTTGGAAAGAAGGTGCTTCCCTCAAATGCGGTGCCTACAACCACAGTACTGAATATCATAGAATACGCAAAGGATCCATACTACCGGCTTCATTATCTGGACCCGGCAAGGCCATCCGAGATAATTAGTGAGAAGAGCTTTTTGGAGCTGGTGGCGCCTATGGAGTCAATCAAAGGAAATACCGACAGCGAACTGGAGTATGAACGTGCCCTCGGCAAAATCAAAAGCATTCGGCATGCGGAGATCGGTTATCCGTTAGAATTCTGCCGACACGGCGTTCAGCTTTTGGACACTCCGGGAACGAATGAGCTTGATCCGGTCCGCGAGCAGATTACGAACCGGATCATTCCACAGTCCGATGCGGCTATTCTGATATTGTCAGCTGTAAAAATTCTCTCCGATTCGGAGATGAGCTTTATAAGAGACCGGCTTTTGGCCAGCGATATCCAAAAAGTATTTATCGTCATCAACTTTAAGGATCAACTTGGCTCAAAAGAAAATGAAGAGAAAATATTGGCTTATGCCCGAACACATCTGGAAAGTGTCTTGGGAAATCCACGACTTTACATGGTGAGCGCTAAGGAAGCGCTGAACGCCAAGCGCGCAGCTGCAGGCGAAAAGCTGGTCAGCCGAGGGAGACCGATGGCGACCTGGCCGATGAATGAAACCGGATTGCCCGAGCTGGAGATGGAACTGTCGGATTTTCTTCAGTACGACCGCGGCGCGGTCAAGCTTGGCAAGCCGGTCCGGCAAGCTCTGCGGAGCATTGCAGAGATTTCCGACAGGCAGCTTAAAGTTGAAAAGCTGGCGCTTACCCGAAATATAGCGAACTTGAAGGAAAAGGTTCAGGCATTCCGCCCTAATCTTTCCAAGGCGGTCGACTCCGGGAACGCGGCATTGCGAAAGTTCGAACAGGAGATGAAGAAAGAAGAAGAGTCGATTTTCCGGTGGTATGAGCAAGAGCTTCAGGCACTTTATGCTGGAGGAATGGCCATATTCGATGTCAACCGCCACAGAAATACCGATTTCATAAACCGAGCGGTTGAGAGTGGAATTGCTCCGCGGGAGCGAGAACTCCATCTGGAGCGTAAACAGCGGATAGCCGATAGTGTTAAAGCTGCGTTGGAGCGTTCAGGCGGAGAATTAATTCAGATGATGCAGGGGCTGCAGACCGAGCTTGAAGAGATTGTCGGCCAGGAAGAAACCCCGTCTGCTGGCAAACAGGAGCTGGCACTGCTTGGGAATAACAGCCCACAAGAAAGCAGCTTCTTTGAAGATATATTTAATGAACTGGAAACAGCCTGGGAAAGTCGGACAAGTGTGATCGCTAAAGCTATAATCGGAACAGGTATGGTGCTGACTGCCGTTGCCGGTTCGTTGGCATTCCTGTTCAATAAGCTGTTTGGACAGGAAGATCCTAAAGAGAAGCTGAAAAAGCAGCTTGCCGAGCAGTTCAATCAGTCGCGAAAAGCCAAGATATCCGGGTTTGACATGGAATGGAAAGGTGTCCATCAAGCCGTTCGCGAATCGATTAGGAAGAACGTTAACCATAAGGTGCGGCAGAT
This region of Paenibacillus sp. URB8-2 genomic DNA includes:
- a CDS encoding TcaA NTF2-like domain-containing protein produces the protein MKWKLKLPEGLAGLERLLQSRNSYNQLAASIREIKEDADSPTLLLIAGEFNAGKSTFINALLGEPLLTVDITPATAVLTKLTYGTEKKIIAHFIDGTSRIYGMDWLEGLSAERTGEGENIRRLLDHVEVQVPNELLKRVHIVDSPGFNSNHAHHTKTVRSYLRRADFAFWLFFYRNVGTASELQEIEELKSQGAQIYGIVNAVDLHDEEEDSLQQFLSNNLRRSRMSEFFRTLIGVSAKEALEAKLEMDPLKKEYSNWAEIEHLMEEISADDTWKAKRVFQKLNELLKQLNDRLMEERSSRDFFLYEELVEGLTAGVYPELVQMKEDLLARQMHAETEVMTWKSLFDRKITSLKQAGKMWEEIDDFSRQMNQPVNAAREWRLSCMTEYERILESSADLSADCMKLLETQIRLEKEWETLDRYGIFKQKRILGFTLEQKKYNNARNGLLDRQDQVLNRINHLKKSVKQVEVNLKNELSEKISKVLEAVVRAEKVFLTRLDMAKEKYGKLNHGIVSDLDNWHGFLLAIKKQLDPIFAESDDELRPLEDYQACRYLYENIAGICKELDTETNRAAVDLLRGSLLPMKFGELTIKGTFGKGLIDTRIPVVPDPLPFHSEQRLLQVQTLRKVIRNRLIALTAIAGIIAFLWWHNENGPESREESAAVFPDTADVAADAQTDEHSVIPETPLPSETPARKDMHKFMNQVFSAIDEGNGQEYFTAEGWNGQQAFYTTKPDAIRTRTSVEKVTGPSGNEFRIQTLESYQGADALTEYQVTYGVVEFNGSYLIESVLAKKISETETAIDADGSVLRSFLKDFRVSYFDALQAGDFSLVASYLTPDGEAHKELAKYIGDIAGRGYLFEHEDFDIAGVKKTGPREYRMDTYEKFKFTDDLGEQTDYDRSKQYFIHALDREHFSIDRIAISKTIKTPITLPTAGLVSSADVAAFVQQYYSDFASAFNGGGFNSIAAYYDPKGKEFKNEKSYLDMAIEKQMQMENLSIDVVDVHQHNDNQYLATLALQDRYYYRDGTGDEKKLNVVYRIVITPEGQPLINEMMSLNILGKTKF
- a CDS encoding dynamin family protein — translated: MTFTLESFDRNKREAIEQFDQLLLTFQDMGMAAEVAAISEIKKQLLEERFLITVVGEFSRGKSMFINALLGKKVLPSNAVPTTTVLNIIEYAKDPYYRLHYLDPARPSEIISEKSFLELVAPMESIKGNTDSELEYERALGKIKSIRHAEIGYPLEFCRHGVQLLDTPGTNELDPVREQITNRIIPQSDAAILILSAVKILSDSEMSFIRDRLLASDIQKVFIVINFKDQLGSKENEEKILAYARTHLESVLGNPRLYMVSAKEALNAKRAAAGEKLVSRGRPMATWPMNETGLPELEMELSDFLQYDRGAVKLGKPVRQALRSIAEISDRQLKVEKLALTRNIANLKEKVQAFRPNLSKAVDSGNAALRKFEQEMKKEEESIFRWYEQELQALYAGGMAIFDVNRHRNTDFINRAVESGIAPRERELHLERKQRIADSVKAALERSGGELIQMMQGLQTELEEIVGQEETPSAGKQELALLGNNSPQESSFFEDIFNELETAWESRTSVIAKAIIGTGMVLTAVAGSLAFLFNKLFGQEDPKEKLKKQLAEQFNQSRKAKISGFDMEWKGVHQAVRESIRKNVNHKVRQIEDQLRKLETSAGLEQHEIESKLDLLGRQERKLQQIRTNLEKLVGGLSDSSRVGAKV